From a single Glycine soja cultivar W05 chromosome 19, ASM419377v2, whole genome shotgun sequence genomic region:
- the LOC114400600 gene encoding uncharacterized protein At5g19025-like codes for MVYFHSSISLCKFVDQSSFMANSICSADFGSKSRQINHLQKNRRTPSSSSSSSSSSNSLQIPPCDRSRSAMVDVVMFIAVVCACGFLFFPYVEFLVTKCYEVIKGVVFLIKEEVSVAPWIYISIGLSVVFAALATWAVVACTTRKCGNPSCKGLRKAAEFDIQLETEDCVKNLASASSNVAKDGGGGTKKGLFELPRDHHRELEAELKKMAPPNGRAVLVLRARCGCSVGRLEVPGPRKHLRKINKK; via the coding sequence ATGGTCTATTTCCATAGCTCAATCTCTCTCTGCAAGTTCGTTGATCAATCATCTTTCATGGCGAATTCAATTTGTTCTGCGGATTTCGGTTCGAAATCGAGACAAATCAATCACCTTCAGAAGAATCGGAGAACCCCtagttcatcatcatcatcatcatcatcatcgaaTTCCCTTCAGATTCCACCCTGTGATCGATCTCGATCGGCAATGGTTGATGTTGTGATGTTCATTGCTGTTGTTTGTGCCTGTGgctttttgttcttcccttaTGTAGAGTTTTTGGTGACAAAGTGTTACGAGGTTATTAAGGGTGTTGTGTTTTTGATTAAGGAGGAGGTTTCTGTGGCACCTTGGATCTATATTTCCATAGGGTTGAGTGTTGTGTTTGCTGCATTGGCCACGTGGGCTGTGGTGGCTTGCACCACTAGGAAGTGTGGGAATCCCAGTTGCAAGGGTCTGAGGAAGGCTGCTGAGTTTGACATTCAGTTGGAGACTGAGGATTGTGTGAAGAATTTGGCTTCTGCGTCGTCGAATGTAGCGAaagatggtggtggtggaacGAAGAAGGGTCTCTTTGAATTGCCTCGTGATCACCATAGGGAGCTGGAGGCTGAGCTCAAGAAGATGGCACCACCAAATGGAAGGGCTGTGCTCGTGCTCCGGGCGAGGTGTGGATGTTCTGTTGGTAGGTTAGAGGTTCCAGGACCAAGGAAGCATCTTCGAAAGATCAACAAGAAGTAG